From a region of the Mercurialis annua linkage group LG1-X, ddMerAnnu1.2, whole genome shotgun sequence genome:
- the LOC126665846 gene encoding cation/H(+) antiporter 4-like translates to MEGLQIDHVHSNSTMTCVSLTNITKLYREGNIDSYAFMSYSLPLFELQIGLIFVFSHAFHFLLKRFGITFFVSSMLTGLILGETFLGKYDFMKYNIYPIESHVTLRTLAVISINIFMFLAAVKMDVGMVLTTGKKAVSIGILCTLTPFIVGTIYTLTQRHTIFDDYKELIVYLEVLQIQSITPFPVVSYTIDQLKMTNSELGRLGLSAALVADVYSIIIAFISSFFKEGYRGGSKRYFVAFSSFILVAAFIIRPMMLWVSRRTPTGTPVRSTYISIIVVLSFLSGLYFFKFDQGPYVGPLILGFTVPAGPPLGSSLVEKFESVSFGFLLPILTAISMLNVDLFLIGSEFTRIQPYLAVIVILFAVKFTGCFIPSLFCKMPIIDSVALAFILGCKGVIELTESAVLNDKEVFSQELLSLMALFILFSSIFSPVLVKYLYDPSRKYAGYQERNIFCLKPQSELRIVTCIQKSEDITSVKKFLRTAYPTTESPLAIYVLHLIELIGRTTPIFITHRKNKSNSTRISQNVILSFDNYQQHNWNAVSVNTFTAISPPKFMHEDICTLALDKFTSLILIPFHPKWTTRGASGSESLIKFRNLTRRVLDRTPCSVGIFFDRSKCNHKNIKASTMAFKSLCVIFLGGSDDREALSLARRMAKNSMASLAIIHLIPDEEDNDSVDWEEKILNTDLIEEIKISNSDNKASIFTYKEHKVKDGPDTALLVHTLANDYDLFLVGRRDRIESPQTKGLSQWSELPELGTMGDFLVSKDIQSEASVLVVQKQKQKKYLE, encoded by the exons ATGGAAGGCTTACAAATTGATCATGTTCATAGTAATTCTACAATGACATGCGTAAGCctaacaaatattacgaaattaTATCGTGAAGGAAATATAGATTCATATGCATTCATGAGCTATTCATTGCCATTATTTGAATTGCAAATTGGTCTCATTTTTGTTTTCAGCCATgcttttcattttcttctcaAGCGTTTCGGAATTACCTTCTTCGTCTCTTCAATGCTC ACAGGGTTAATTCTTGGTGAAACATTTCTTGGAAAATATGACTTTATGAAATACAATATATACCCTATTGAGAGCCATGTAACACTGCGAACCTTAGCTGTGATTAGCatcaatatttttatgtttctagCGGCTGTGAAGATGGATGTTGGAATGGTACTTACGACAGGAAAAAAGGCAGTATCAATTGGTATTTTATGTACACTAACTCCATTTATAGTTGGGACAATTTATACACTCACCCAAAGACATACGATTTTTGATGATTATAAGGAATTAATTGTTTACTTAGAAGTATTACAGATCCAATCAATCACTCCATTTCCTGTTGTTTCCTACACAATAGATCAACTCAAAATGACAAATTCCGAACTCGGCCGTCTTGGACTTTCGGCGGCTTTAGTTGCGGATGTTTACTCTATAATTATTGCATtcatttcatcattttttaaGGAGGGATACAGGGGAGGCAGTAAGAGATATTTTGTAGCATTTTCCAGCTTTATTTTAGTGGCAGCATTTATCATAAGGCCAATGATGCTTTGGGTGAGTCGACGAACTCCGACGGGAACTCCGGTCAGAAGTACATATATTAGCATCATCGTTGTGTTATCATTCTTATCGGGCTTGTATTTCTTTAAGTTTGATCAGGGACCATACGTTGGTCCCTTAATTCTGGGTTTTACGGTACCAGCAGGACCTCCATTAGGATCTTCTTTGGTAGAAAAGTTTGAAAGTGTTTCGTTCGGATTTCTTCTACCTATCCTAACTGCTATATCGATGTTGAATGTCGATTTATTCTTGATCGGATCGGAATTTACCAGGATACAACCTTACCTGGCTGTTATAGTCATACTTTTCGCTGTCAAGTTTACTGGGTGTTTCATCCCTTCGTTGTTCTGCAAGATGCCAATAATTGATTCGGTGGCGCTCGCTTTCATTTTAGGCTGTAAAGGCGTAATTGAGCTAACAGAAAGTGCTGTTCTCAATGACAAAGAG GTCTTCAGTCAGGAGCTTTTGTCCCTCATGGCTTTATTCATCCTATTTAGCTCAATCTTTTCCCCAGTTCTAGTCAAATATCTCTATGACCCTTCACGGAAATATGCAGGGTATCAAGAGAGGAACATTTTTTGTTTAAAGCCTCAATCCGAGCTCCGAATTGTCACGTGCATTCAGAAATCAGAGGACATAACTTCTGTCAAGAAATTTCTTCGAACTGCATATCCTACAACAGAAAGCCCTTTGGCAATTTATGTTCTTCACCTAATCGAGCTAATAGGTCGAACCACCCCGATTTTCATAACCCATCGAAAGAACAAATCAAATTCGACTCGCATTTCTCAAAATGTCATCCTGTCTTTTGATAACTACCAGCAACACAATTGGAATGCAGTATCTGTAAATACCTTTACAGCTATATCTCCACCTAAGTTCATGCACGAAGACATATGCACACTCGCTCTCGATAAATTCACATCCCTTATATTAATCCCATTCCATCCAAAATGGACAACGCGTGGAGCTTCCGGATCCGAAAGCCTCATCAAATTTAGGAACCTTACTCGTAGAGTCCTCGACAGAACCCCTTGCTCTGTCGGGATATTTTTTGATCGCAGCAAATGTAATCATAAAAACATCAAAGCATCAACCATGGCATTTAAGTCCTTGTGTGTGATCTTCTTGGGTGGCAGCGATGATCGAGAGGCCTTGTCTTTAGCAAGACGCATGGCCAAGAACTCAATGGCAAGTCTAGCAATCATCCATCTAATACCTGACGAAGAGGATAATGATAGTGTGGATTGGGAAGAAAAAATCCTCAACACTGATTTGATTGAAGAAATCAAGATAAGCAACAGTGATAACAAAGCATCAATTTTCACATACAAAGAGCATAAAGTGAAAGATGGACCAGATACTGCATTGTTAGTTCATACATTAGCGAATGACTACGATCTTTTTCTAGTCGGAAGACGAGACAGAATTGAATCTCCTCAAACAAAGGGGCTATCTCAATGGAGTGAACTTCCAGAATTGGGGACTATGGGGGATTTTCTTGTTTCAAAGGATATTCAAAGTGAAGCTTCGGTTTTAGTAgtgcaaaaacaaaaacaaaagaaataccTAGAATAG
- the LOC126665845 gene encoding cation/H(+) antiporter 4-like, producing MFQNPIIQLIIPDLISFSSSSQIFSTIMDKDLQIVHVHSNSSMTCVTLTNMTKYFVETDMESYGFMSHYLPLFELQIGLIFIFSHLFHLLLKRFGITLFVASMLTGIILGDTFLGRYEYMKYNVYTVETRITLRILATLSINIFMFLSAVKMDVGMVLTTGKKAMSIGVACTLSPFIVGAIYTITQKDGSFADYKELVVILEVIQIQSITPFSVVSYTIDQLKLMNSELGRLGLSAALVADVYSIMIAFIASFFKDGYKGGSKIYFIAFATFLAAAAFIIRPIMLWFSRQTPPGTSVKSGYVSVIIVLSFLTGLYFFEFRQGPYIGPLILGFTVPAGSPLGTSLVEKFETISYGFLLPILTAISMLNVDLFLIVSAFTDIQPYMALIVALFVVKLTSCFIPSLFCKLPLIDSVALALILTCEGVIELTAIAVLKKKEVFSQELLSLMALFILFSSTFSPVLVKYLYDPSRKYAGYQDRNISCLKPQAELRIVTCIKKPVDIFSVKKLLRTTYPTKESPIAVYVLHLIELMGRTTPIFITHRKHKPVSNPISQNIILSFENYQQHNWNAVSVNTFTAMSPLKCMHEDICTLALDKLASLIVIPFHPKWTTRAATESESLNRFRNLTRKVLERTPCSVGIFFDRSKYNQQHIKASMDSYQSLCIIFLGGSDDREALALARRMAKNSTTTLTILHLISEEQDNDSSNWEEKTLNTNMIADVKQSNSESKGSTINYQDHKVKDGPESALLIHKLANDYDLFIVGRRDGIESPQTTGLSEWIELPELGVMGDFLVSDYLRSEASVLVVQKQKQKKYLE from the exons atgtTTCAAAATCCAATTATCCAATTAATTATCCCAGATTTAATTTCGTTTTCCTCAAGTTCTCAAATATTTTCAACAATAATGGATAAAGATTTACAGATTGTTCATGTTCATAGTAATTCTTCAATGACATGCGTAACCCTCACAAATATGACGAAATATTTTGTAGAAACCGATATGGAATCATATGGTTTCATGAGCCACTATTTGCCATTATTTGAATTACAAATTggtctcatttttattttcagtcATTTGTTTCATTTGCTTCTCAAGCGTTTCGGAATTACCTTGTTTGTTGCTTCAATGCTC ACGGGGATAATTCTTGGCGACACATTTCTTGGGAGATATGAATATATGAAATACAACGTATACACTGTAGAGACCCGTATAACACTCCGAATCTTAGCTACATTGAGCATCAATATCTTTATGTTTCTATCGGCAGTAAAGATGGATGTTGGAATGGTACTTACGACAGGAAAAAAGGCAATGTCAATTGGTGTAGCATGTACACTATCTCCATTTATAGTCGGAGCAATTTACACAATTACCCAAAAAGATGGTAGTTTTGCAGATTATAAGGAATTGGTTGTAATCTTAGAAGTAATACAAATCCAATCAATCACTCCCTTTTCTGTTGTTTCCTACACAATAGATCAACTCAAACTAATGAATTCGGAACTCGGCCGCCTCGGACTTTCGGCGGCTTTAGTTGCGGATGTATATTCTATAATGATAGCATTCATTGCATCATTCTTTAAAGACGGATATAAGGGAGGCAGTAAGATATACTTTATAGCATTTGCTACCTTTCTTGCTGCGGCAGCATTCATCATCCGACCAATAATGCTTTGGTTTAGTAGACAGACTCCGCCCGGAACTTCTGTCAAAAGTGGCTACGTTAGCGTCATCATAGTGCTATCATTCTTAACTGGCCTGTATTTCTTTGAATTTCGTCAGGGACCGTACATTGGTCCCTTAATTCTGGGTTTTACAGTACCAGCAGGATCTCCATTAGGAACTTCTTTGGTAGAAAAGTTCGAAACTATTTCGTATGGATTTCTTCTGCCTATCCTAACGGCTATATCGATGTTGAATGTCGATTTGTTCTTGATCGTATCTGCATTTACCGACATACAACCTTACATGGCTCTTATAGTCGCACTTTTCGTTGTCAAGTTGACTTCATGTTTCATACCTTCATTGTTCTGCAAGTTGCCATTAATTGATTCAGTGGCGCTTGCTTTAATATTGACTTGTGAAGGCGTAATAGAGCTAACAGCAATCGCTGTTCTAAAGAAAAAAGAG GTCTTCAGTCAAGagcttttgtcccttatggcttTGTTTATCCTATTTAGCTCGACCTTTTCCCCGGTTCTAGTCAAATATCTCTACGACCCTTCAAGGAAATATGCAGGGTATCAAGACAGGAACATTTCTTGTTTGAAGCCTCAAGCCGAGCTCCGAATAGTCACATGCATTAAAAAACCTGTCGACATATTTTCTGTCAAGAAACTGCTTAGAACTACATATCCTACGAAAGAAAGCCCGATTGCAGTTTACGTCCTTCACCTCATTGAGCTAATGGGTCGAACCACCCCTATTTTCATAACCCACCGAAAGCATAAACCAGTTTCTAACCCCATTTCTCAAAATATCATCCTGTCTTTTGAAAACTACCAGCAACATAATTGGAATGCAGTATCCGTAAATACCTTTACAGCAATGTCCCCCCTTAAGTGCATGCACGAAGACATATGCACACTCGCTCTCGATAAACTCGCATCCCTTATAGTAATCCCATTCCATCCGAAGTGGACAACCCGTGCAGCAACCGAATCTGAAAGCTTGAACAGATTTAGGAATCTAACTCGGAAAGTCCTCGAAAGAACCCCTTGCTCTGTGGGGATATTTTTTGACCGCAGCAAATATAATCAGCAACACATCAAAGCATCAATGGACTCATATCAATCCTTATGCATAATCTTCTTGGGAGGTAGTGATGACCGAGAGGCCTTGGCTTTAGCAAGACGCATGGCGAAGAACTCGACAACAACTCTAACGATCCTCCATTTGATATCGGAGGAACAGGACAACGATAGTTCTAACTGGGAAGAGAAAACCCTAAACACTAATATGATAGCAGATGTTAAGCAAAGCAACAGTGAAAGCAAAGGATCAACAATAAACTACCAGGATCATAAAGTAAAAGACGGACCGGAGTCTGCATTGCTAATTCATAAGCTAGCGAATGACTACGATCTTTTTATAGTCGGAAGACGAGACGGAATCGAATCTCCACAAACAACGGGGCTATCTGAATGGATTGAGCTTCCAGAATTAGGGGTTATGGGTGATTTTCTAGTTTCAGATTATCTTCGAAGTGAAGCTTCAGTTTTGGTAgtgcaaaaacaaaaacaaaagaaataccTAGAATAA